A region of the Echeneis naucrates chromosome 22, fEcheNa1.1, whole genome shotgun sequence genome:
AGGTTTGAAACAGGTTGGAGTCACATCTGGAGTCACCACACAGtgtgctgacaaaaaaaatgttgatccCCCTTATAGTAAGATCCAAGTCCATTAGTTTAACTCAAAATCTCAGTGGCAGCTATTCTTTATAGATTTACCAGCAGTGATGGAAAAACGCACGAAAGAATTTCTTAGGGTGCCAATGAAATGGTCTTTGTGTCCTTGCAGTGAATCATCATTCTGGAGTAGTAATATCGCCATAGAAGGAGCCTTGGTTCTTGTTCTTACTGGGGCAACAGTGGAGGATGAATATGTTGCTTACACATGACCACTTCCTCTATCTATCAAGAAACTCTGACCCCTCAGAAAATGTATACAATTTTTATCTTTGAATAAAGTGATACATTACAGTGAATTATGTTGGTTCATAGATTCGACAGGTACCAGTGGAATAACAACTTCTTAGCTGTGAATAATACATTATGTCAACACTAGGAACCACTTGTTTTTTCTAATGGAAAATAGAGCTTCTTTTTTTGACTTAGTTTGTGAGTTATGTTACtatcatttgtatttttctggaATCCTTTTGAAGATATTGCATAGACAACAGGTGGATGGAAGAAACGGCAGCAAACTCCAGTCCCCTCTTTTCAAAGTATTGGCACAGATTTGTCCATCACATCACTTAATCATAAATCCCATAAATTATTACAGTTTCCAATATTTCTAACATTTCCTTTGACACATGACACAGTACTATGGTTTTATAGCACCTTGTACTTTGCAGAATGGAGATCTTAATTCATCAGTCTTTTAAAACATGCACCCTATTAGTTTGAACCACAGCCACTTAAAGGAACCGCAGTTTCACCATTTGCACACCTGTCACCTTAAGATCGGATGCACAGACCAGATTGGCCGTAGAACATTAAGTGAGTTACCGAGATCTGTGTTGGAGATGACTTATACTTCCACATTATCAGTCAGTGTTGCTATCTTTGTCCACATTTGAGTGTCCTTCAACTCAGCAGCAATTCATATTTACAGCTGGGTTTTTCAAGTTTTTCAATATGGTGCCTCTTGTCGCGAGAGTTGGCGTGCCCTGCTGAACGAATCAGGATGTTTAGGATGCCCTGCAGTCTGAATATGCATTCTGCCTGTGTAACTGAGCTTAGTAATGAATGCTCCATCTGTGGTGGCTGTGAGGGCATGTTAGTATTGTGTGTTATCACAGCACATGTAGTGGTGTGGACACATGACATTTTCAGTTGGATTGAACAGAATGACAAGTTGACTACTTTTTTGCAGCTTCTAATATTTTTAAAGCAGACTGTATTCAAAGTTTTGCCAGTTTAAACTCTGAATCTTTATGGTAATTGCAGGCCAAAACGGGAGAGTATTGAACCTCAATTGTCCAAATTGTATCGATAGCTAATGTACTGAGAAACTGATCTGTTTGAGTATGTGGTCTTGTTTCTTACTTTCCGATGACATTGTATGTGTCTTCACAGACCACCAGTGACATGATGCCCAAGAGGGATCATGAGAGGGACTTAGAGCTGGACAAGAAGATTGAGGCACTTCGCAGGAAGAATGAAGCACTCATGAAGCGGTACAAGGTCAGCACAAGTGTTTGCAGGCAGAGAAGTGCCTGTGGTGTTTAAAGTTGTTGTGAGGAAGAGAAGGTCTTGAGCATACCTCTATTACACGAGACTTTGTTGCTCTTAGCAGGCTTCCTgattatctttgtttttattgatttgcatttaggaggtggaagaggacaagaaaagagcagaggaggaaggaatgGCCCTGCAGAGCAGAAAGGGCAAAGCTGATGACCTTACCATCACAATCAGCAAGTCTACCAGTGTGAGTGTCTGCAGTATGGTAACAGATTTTCTGCAGAAGATTCACAACTacaaaatgtcaatattttatAACATGTTCCCCTCTTTGGTTTGAAGCAGGATAGTCGTGTGGTGGTGACAAAGCCATTCAGTGGCAGTTCACCAGCTGGGAAAGGACAACAGGAGGCTGGGTCTGATAGAGGGGGAGAAGGCCTTTCACAGAGTGCTGGCCGAGGCCACAGGAAGCAGTTAACCGTCACCATGGCAGGCAAAAAGGTAAATTAACTGGCCTGCCAATTTCTGCTGTCCATTAATTGACAAGTAAaaaattttgatgaaaaatatttgatgaaaaCTCCTTTAATTTTAATGACAACCTGAACTATACATACTGGCTGTTGAGGTGAAGCCCGAGGATCACCAGACACTATCTCTGGGCACCAGTGACATCTATACCATAATTCAGGACAACGTATGGGATATTTTGTTGAGATATTTCTTTCTCTGGGGCTAAAATGCAGTAGCTCAACCTACATAAAGACATAGCTATCCAAAGAACTGTCACACTAGAATTgcaaaaaaatgtgaagaaatatcCATAAGCTTGTTCAGTCAGAACATTTCTGGATGAAAGATTATATTTATGCAAGAGCTCAGAGTTTCATATCTTTATGAATGGTCTGTATAGAGACCAGCAGATGTCAATGTGGATACTTTGATTAGTACACATGAAATAATGCTTTATTTACAGCGTCAAAATAATTCTTGTGTGGTTGTAATTAAACTGGTCTTCTTGTGTTGCATGTTGCTGCAGTTATGACACTTCAATATAAGTAACTGTCTCTCCAGGGTAAGAGGGTGGTGAGTGAGAGGCCAGAGAAGAGGATGGGCTCTGTGGACGTCAAGAGCCCTACAGATGACGGGCAGGCGAGGCGCTTAGAGTCAGCAGGGAGAGGGAAACAGCCACCTCACACACCCaagagaaacacagcagctgaggttTGGAAAGACTGAGCACGCCAATGATCATATGCTCCAGCATTTAAAACCTAGCATGCACCCTCCTGACTGTTTCCTTTCTCACATTCCCCTTTGTTTCTACTCTTGTGCTGCACAGACATATTTTACATAGATGTCAGACATGTCGGCTGGCCACACCCCTCCAATGACGGAGCACAATGGTTTATGGACAGGAGGTGGGCTGTGGCTGTGACTGGTGTGGGATTAGTATCTTATAGACCTGCAGAATGAATAGAAACTGTCTAGAACTAAAACTGAGTACAAATTGAGAATCTTCAAAATGTCTTAATGCCTGTTCTtacttgtttaatttttttcttaatgtgaTACTGCTTCGGTCTGATGGCTGATGACTTAGTCTCCCTCTGAAGatcttttgttgtatttttagcaacaacaaaaaattctcAACCTTTGTCAAGATTCTTCTCGTTTGTGGAACTGCAGAGAATGCTTCTCGTGCCACAAAAGCTAATGCTCTTGTTATAATAGAAGATATCATTTTAATATCAATAGCTTTACTTAGTACCTATGGGCAGAGTGCCCATGCTTAGCTCAGATAAGCAGAGACACATGGGCACGTGTAGTAATCCTGGCCGGGATGTGAAATGGTACACGGTCACTGAtcttagcccccccccccccccaagtatGCAGaactgaagcagctgctctACCTCAATTTAAAACCTGACGTACCCTCGCGTGCCCACTCTTTTACAGACATCCCAGCTGCCTCATGAAtatcctgaaacacaacacagacagctgATTTTCATCACTGTAAACACAGACAAGCTCCTGTTCCAGGAGGGGGCTCTAGAAACACAACCATTTGTATATACACACCTTTGTTTGATTGGCTGATGCACCAAGCACTGGGTCTGCTGTGCACCAAATCTACAGGCTGATCACGCTGTTCTTTTGCCTTTATTTCTGGCTCACTTGTCTCATCCCCCTTTATTCATCATGTTGACTGAATCAGCATTTAAACAGTTGCCAGCGCTCCAGTGCGCTAGTCATCTGTGAACCCCAGAGACCAGCGGGTTTCTATGTAGTTGTTCTACAATGCCAGTATCATTTAACACAATTTATGAGAGTAACATGGAGAATGCCATTGGCATTGTCAAATGGGCTTTGACATGGGTGACATGGGCTCTAGAAATATCCTGGATCTAGAGGGCTTGTGAGAGGGGTGTGGTTATTTGGCAGTGTCCCAGTTAGACTGTGATGCCTTTAAGTCCCTCATGCCTAGACATCAGTTCACACTTAGGAGATAGATGAAGGTAGGAGAGAGgaaattgagagagagagatgggtggtgggggggcactCCTGGCAGCCCACTGTCTGGTTCTATCCTCCATCTCCTTCTTTGGATCCTATAGGGATCTTCCCTCCTCTGGCATGATTGTTTCCCCATTCCCACCACCCTGAAAAGGCTGATTTGATCTAATTAACATTCGACTGCATTCTCACTCAAAAGGCTCATTATGCGGCCAAGCAGAACAGGCCTGGCAAGGTGCCAGGAAGgggtcagagagggagaggaacagTATGAGTAgagtgaagaaaagagaaaaggtagTCAGGGGTCCTTTGTGATTGTGTTGGTGCTGGACTGCACTTGGGTGTGGGTAGAAGAACATGTCTGTACGTGGGTGTGCTAACCACTCCAGCACTGATTGTTTCTCCCTTTGCCGATGTTCATGCAAATGTTGCTGTTAATTGCAACATGACTCACCAGCTGTTTACATAGACAGAGCATAACTTGcagtcagaaataaaaaagaactgTAATTTTTTGCCTGCAATATGGTGCGGTTCATTTTCCAAACCACCGAAGTTCAACCATCTGCAAACTATAGCCTGCCACTATGATGCCATTGCTAAGTAGATATTTGAAACCAGACAAGTGCCAAGTTATGCTGCAGCAGCATTAGTCCACTTGGGGGCAGTGTAAGCTTCTTAATTTTTCCCACTTGACAGGTCTATGTCCTGATTTGATTATCTTATGCCGTTATGAAGCAGTAATGTAACTCTTAAAATCTTTGTTTCGTTTCTTTAGAAAATGCTGCTGTGTCACCCTCATCAACAATATATAAGTCTTTTTTTCCtacttctcctccctcctctttgaTCTTTCAGTTGAAAAAGTAACAGAAGCCAAGAAATGGGAAAAACACAGGTATCATCATTGAAATACAAAGTTTAGATATTGCAGCACTACCATACAGgtacacaaagagacagagaaatgtaaaaaaaaaaataaataaataaatcacattgcATGTGATGACAGTACCTCCGCTCTTTCAGTTGCTTGTCACTGTCTGCCTTGCGCTGGCTAGCCTGGAAATGTTGCAAGAAAAACTTAGACGTGTCTCACAGATCAGACCTATGATAAACAGGCTGACTGGGGAAGCAGGGAGTACGAGCTTCAAAGGACTGCTGAATATGCCATATGAAATGGGAGTCTGTTCATGTCTCTGTCTTGTCTACTCTACAGTTGAtgcagttagttttttttcccaagtgtTACATAAGTAACTGTTTTGTTTaacaaaaaaactgtgcaaaTGTTCAGAATAAGAGCAgagccattattttttttagttgcCTTTCATCCATCTAAATTAGACAGTTTTAAACTAAGtcctgctctctctcagctTTGGGTCCTGGCCTCTGacactctctgtgtgtgaacCTATGGAGGTGAGTAATTGAAAAGTGCTAATTAGTGGCTGTGGTGGCAGCAGGGGATGGCCTGTTGCAACATGTGAGAAGTGACTTCCCTTGTGGCCCCTGATATCTTCCAGGGgccagaggagagggaggagagatgaaatggaaaacacagGGATGAGCACAGATGCTATGTTCAGTAGTAAgtggacacagagaggaaacatgTTTACCTGACAATGATTGGTCCACACCTAAGGACAAAACATCGCTCACCATAGTTTCTCAGCAGGCCTGCGTGCTGTTTATGTTTCTCAGTGCCTTTACTGTTGCTGTGAGATACAATGTGCAGAGAAGCATGAAGATTTATTCCCCCTTGTTAAATATCACTCTGTATCCTACACATGGCTGTTTACAACATAACAacataacaacaacagaaacaaacctTGACCTTAAAGTCCAAGGCCTGCTGGTTTTCTACGTGATTTCCCTCAGAACACTGCACTGTTTGTTGACCTGGTCATCTCCAGGCCTTTGTGACAACAGTGCACAGTCTCTGTTTCCTTTGATGTGCTAAAGAGCCTGCATTACATTTTGCTGTAGTATTTGCAAGTAATCCTTTTCCAGTCATCACCATAATCAATAAACTGCGTTAAGAGCGGAAAAGGGGGAAGAGGACGTAGTTATATTTACAGTATATTGCATTTTTGCCTGTAATATTGTCTCAAAGAATTTCATTGCGTTTCCTCACAGTCTTAATGGTACACAAATAGCAAACTGGTACAAGcttttcataataaaacagGTTTCCAGAAGCAATTATTACTATTTAAAGTGAGGTAGGGATTGGCAATTACAGCAATGCAGAATGGATGGACATACCAGAGATATCCTGTTTACTCCCTTTCTTTTAATCTCTACAGATCTGTATATTGCCCCGTTGCtgtttaattatttgtttagaGATGAGAAGCTCTTTTTGTTTATGACCACCCATGCCTGATGTTGGGCGGTTGTTGATCCTTCCACTGCTCTGATTAGCTTGAAGAGTGAAgcttcaaatgttttttaatctgACACTGAGAAGCCAGTGTTTCTTTTCTGAATGCATAGACAGTATGCTGATATAAATCTACATAAAGAAGGCTGCTTGTTTGTAAGCACTAAAtcactgaaatgttttgtgtcCACATAGGAGCTCGAAAGTCTACAAGCCAACACGGACCTCAACATCCCCACGttgaaagaggagcaggaagagtaTATGAAGTGGAAGAAAGAGCGTGAACAGATTGACAAGGAGAGAGTGGCCCGCCATAAAAACGCCAAGGGCCAGTGGAGACGGGCATGGGACAtggacaaaactgaaaacatgtaAGATTAAGCACTCACTTTTCCCATGGCACTGCTCCCATCTGAGATTTCTCACAGCTGGTCTTCTGGGTAATATTTCATTGGCTTGCTGTTTTGGTGTTGGAGATGTCAACTGAATAGATTTGTTGTCCTCCAGTATTGCCTAATCAAGGGACGCTTGGTGGCAGTTGCTAATGGCAAATAGTTTGATTTGTCCAGTTGGAGTTGTTAATCTCCttgtttcaatttaaattttgtttcaaccctaaccctaaatttTATCCTTGTATGTCATTAGTTTCACAGTCTTTTTACAtcatgcaatgaaaaaaaaaaaaaaaaatcaaaagccTAGCCATATATGTCTGTGTTGCCTTGGATTTCATGTTGACAAGAAGATGGATGCATATTCATATATCTGTATATTAGTCGATTTATGTTAGCATAAAAACTGGAAGGAGTATACAGCTCTGTGCAAAGGTAAATCTGGTGAGCTTTCGACCCGCTGGTCgttgaatgtttctttttaacctATGAAGCTTGATTCATCCCTTCATCTAAAGCTTGGCAAGAAAGCCAGAATGTTATCactttgacacatttttcttaAAAGGTGTTGTAATCATGGTAAAAGGTAACTTCATTGTAATATGACTAGCCTCATTTGCTATACCCCTGCCCTGCCCAATGCCTTTTCAGcataatttggcttttttttttacttttcaagaATCTATTATTTCTGGATTATTTATCATAACCCATCATCACAGGATGTTGCAAAAAGATTCCAAACCCTATTAATTGCTTATTAGAATTATAGAATTTTTTGCCTGTAATGATATTTTACTGTACGATTAGCTTGGATTAGAATGCCTTCATTGTCATTGTATACTTGATACAGTGAAACTGCAGGAGCCCATCACAGTGGCaatcacaaacatacacataagaagaataaatatgaataaataaatatatattcttaCGTATTCTAGGATGGGCTAATGAACTCAATGATGAAGACACAAAAAGCCTGCCACCCCATTCCTTGAAAAAATCAAACAGTAGCCAAAATGACTGGAAGCAAATATGCAATGCATCAGTTTGATGCATTGGTTAGATACCAAACAAATGGTGCTGCACTGCAAAAAGTAAATGAATGTGCTGTTTAAGGAAGCATTCAAATGTAAAGAGACAAGGAAAAAGCAGCTATTTTTAGCTTGGGATAAGGGATGGAATACCTTTCCTTATTTGGAAAGGCTTAAACAAGACTTGCAAGTAAGAATAgaggaggaaatgtgtttttgattcAGCAGTTTAGATGGTTTAGGTGATTGTCAAATGCAGTGGTGTGAGTTGCAGGACAAATAAACTTCTCAGTAGTTCCACAAGAATCCaagtaaaaatgtattgatgATGCTCAAAGCTCAGAAGAGCCTGTTTATGGGGTGTAAATTAGCTATTTTGTCACCTCAACACTTGgattgttttctgttctgtctaAGATGAACCTCTGGCTTTAGGTTTTCAGACAAGTCCCTGCCTGACAGAGACTGGGGACCTTCTGGCAGAGGTAAGACAAAGTCCAGGCACACTACAAACTTAGGAAAAACCTTTAATATCAAAGCACGATTCATTGTTTCATTCTTttactatgtttttttttctgtttgttttttcaattccAGGTGGACGGAATACAAGACGAGGACAACCCAGGACAAATGTGGACTCAAGAGGTATCCATTAAGTCAGCACCTTAACATAATTGTACTGTAAAGAAAAGATAAGATCCCTTTAGgagtctgtgttttatttttctgaattgCACTCAAACGTATATTGCTGCCAGAATTTCACAATGTTTGAAAAGAATACTGTAGCGACGTAGTTCATCTTAAATtgtaaattttaaaagaaaataatcctGAGTGTTTGTCTGAAACTGAAAGAAACTGGAGCCCACACAGTGAAAAATTAATtagttaaaatacaaaaattgtCTGTAGAACAACTATTTATGAAAGTGTCATGCAGTGGTAACTTGAATTCTCTGTACTCTCCTATCTCAGGTCACGAGAAGCGAGGAAAAGAGAAGGGAGCTAAAAATGTGTTAGTGATGAGCAGTAAAGCAAAAGGCAAAGACCGCCTGACTGGGAGGGCCAGGAGGTCAGTAACTGCTATTTTATTAACTGCTGTTTTTAGCTTTCAGTTTTACACAAAACAGCCTGATGATAAAGTTGATTCAACCATTGTGATGTCTTTCACCACAGCATAAATTAAcccatattaaaataattactaTGACTAATGAAGTATGCAAAACAGTTGTGAAGGCACATTGTTTCGCATCCCTAGGATGTCATAAGACTTAGAAGTTGTTGCAGCTGACTAAATAAACCCAGAAGGCCTCATTCACTTCCCACtgcattcatgcattcatccgCCAGCATTTCCTCTGTTGTGCAGGAAGCtagtgtgtgttgtgatgaagaagCTCTCGGGGTGTGCTGTTACACAACTGTTGCTCacaatctgaaataaaaac
Encoded here:
- the ccdc9b gene encoding coiled-coil domain-containing protein 9B isoform X1; translated protein: MERPTTSDMMPKRDHERDLELDKKIEALRRKNEALMKRYKEVEEDKKRAEEEGMALQSRKGKADDLTITISKSTSDSRVVVTKPFSGSSPAGKGQQEAGSDRGGEGLSQSAGRGHRKQLTVTMAGKKGKRVVSERPEKRMGSVDVKSPTDDGQARRLESAGRGKQPPHTPKRNTAAEELESLQANTDLNIPTLKEEQEEYMKWKKEREQIDKERVARHKNAKGQWRRAWDMDKTENMFSDKSLPDRDWGPSGRGGRNTRRGQPRTNVDSRGHEKRGKEKGAKNVLVMSSKAKGKDRLTGRARRWQANEEGENLQTSDTTLEEFLEELDALTDAEAEDQDPKVKLLPSPDSLSTSEDSGSSVPVSAATLREDVSTHEWVEASSPRSLEKKVRFSEELIQGAHMGCYNSANSELRSQSSIKVSSPKKSKHETQGPHQTLEIANQDEGSLQDQGGGLSAPPVAQKQAPETECTKKDSNPPTAGDSPPAEKACASLQEASVQPVELAKCNISNTSAEELIDSGLSVLSLESGETHPTHSTSSDKAREHGKIV
- the ccdc9b gene encoding coiled-coil domain-containing protein 9B isoform X2, whose translation is MMPKRDHERDLELDKKIEALRRKNEALMKRYKEVEEDKKRAEEEGMALQSRKGKADDLTITISKSTSDSRVVVTKPFSGSSPAGKGQQEAGSDRGGEGLSQSAGRGHRKQLTVTMAGKKGKRVVSERPEKRMGSVDVKSPTDDGQARRLESAGRGKQPPHTPKRNTAAEELESLQANTDLNIPTLKEEQEEYMKWKKEREQIDKERVARHKNAKGQWRRAWDMDKTENMFSDKSLPDRDWGPSGRGGRNTRRGQPRTNVDSRGHEKRGKEKGAKNVLVMSSKAKGKDRLTGRARRWQANEEGENLQTSDTTLEEFLEELDALTDAEAEDQDPKVKLLPSPDSLSTSEDSGSSVPVSAATLREDVSTHEWVEASSPRSLEKKVRFSEELIQGAHMGCYNSANSELRSQSSIKVSSPKKSKHETQGPHQTLEIANQDEGSLQDQGGGLSAPPVAQKQAPETECTKKDSNPPTAGDSPPAEKACASLQEASVQPVELAKCNISNTSAEELIDSGLSVLSLESGETHPTHSTSSDKAREHGKIV